A stretch of DNA from Aerosakkonema funiforme FACHB-1375:
AATTGCAAGCCGATCGGAACAGTTACTGTTAATATTGGTGGAGATTGAGGATTGATGGCGCTAAATTGACTACCGTCTTGGAAAATGAAACTATTAGCTGTACTAGCTATAAATGAGCCACCGATGTTTAGGGAGGCGTTACGACCCAAAATTATACCGTTGGGGTTTATTAAAAATAAGTTGGCGCTACCGTTAGCTTGAATTATACCATCAATATTTGATATAGAAGTACCAGTTACGCGACTGAAAATATTTTGGATTGCCTGAGCGTTATTGAAGTAAGCAGTAGCGTTTTCAGGAACAGAAAATTGTTGGAAACTGTGAAATAAATTGTTGCCTGTTTGAGTGCCACCTTCGATAAGCAGAGTGTTACCTTGGGGTGTGACGATGCTGTTGACTGGTAGGGTGGAATCGGGGACGATTTGTGCTGCTGCTGTAGGAGAAAAACAAAGAGTGTAAAAGAAGGAGTAAAATATTCTACTCTTTGTTTTCCATTTGCTTTTAAATAAAGCACATAACCTCAGCATTCGATTCCACCCTTTTCTCAAACAAAGATATTTTTTGGAAGGTTAGCTAAATTTAGTGACCCAGGCATCCATAGACCCAGTATTGCTTCCCCCCAGCGAGCCATTCGTATAGCCTACAACATAGAGATTATCTGTGCTATCAGCTACTACGTTAGTAGCCACATCCGAACCGAAAGTGCCTAACTGTCGAACCCACAACTGGTTACCACGACTGTCGTACTTAGCTACCCAGCCATCAAGCCCACCCGTACCATCTCTTTGCTCTAAAATACCATAGGTGTAGCCTACCATATAAACATTGCCAGCATTATCCACTGTTACGCTACGAGGTAAGTCAGTATTGCCAGTCCCTAATTGCTTGAGCCACTGCTGGTTACCGCTATAGTCATATTTTGCTATCCAAGTATCCGTACCTCCAGCGTTATTTCCTCCTAGAGAACCTGTTGTTTCACCGACAATATAAACATTACCAGCACTGTCAACCGCAACATCGTCAACATTTTCAGGAGCAGAACTACCAAACTGCTTAACCCATTGCTGATTACCATTACTGCCATACTTGGCTACCCAAGCCTCACTATTGCCATTTCCTTGAGGATCGTAAGTGTGACCCACTATATAGATATTGCCATTATTATCAACTTTTGTAGCTACAGCAATATCAGAAATAGAAGTGCCGAACTGTTTTATCCACTGCTGGTTGCCATTATTATCATATTTAGCAACCCAAACATCCACATATCCAGCGTTATTTCCTCCTAAAGATCCAGTTGTGTCACCCACAATGTAGACATTGCCAGCACTATCTACTGCTAGATCCTTCGCGCTATCAGCGCCTGAACTACCGACCTGCTTCACCCACTGTAAAATGCCACTACTGTCATATTTGGTAATTATGGCATCGCCACTATTTTGTCCCTTATAAGTATACCCTAAAATATAGGTATTACCAGCACTATCTACTACTGTACCGCTTGAAGATTCTTCACTACTAAAAGTATCTAACTGTTTGACCTGCTGGCTACCGCTGCTATCATACTTAATTACCCAAGGAGTATAAGATCTGTTATTATTTACATCTTGATTTATGGTTAAACCTGAGATGTAAATATTACCAGCGTTATCAACTGCTGCACCGCTTGTCCTGTCATCACTGGAAGTTCCCCACTGTTTTGTCCATAAGAGTTCTGCGGGTTTATTAATAATTGCAATTCCTTGGGAAAACTCTGAGGTATTTTGATTTGAATCAGTCGCTGTTGCTGTAATAAACTGACCAGCCGGAAGCGCTGTTGGTAAGTTGACAATAAAGTTAGCATTACCACTGCTGTCAGTAGTTACATTTTTAAAACCAACAAACTTCTCGCCTTCACCATAACCGGAAGCATCTAAAGCAGTATTGGAGAATAATTCTATTCTGAAAGTTTTGTTAGGCGTGCTGTTGAGCGTTCCTTGGATAGTTGTGCTGTTACCGTTAGAGATAGCTGAAGCCAATACTGGAAAGTTTTGCAAGTTGTTTGCACCTGTGTCAGTATCTCCGATATCATTAGGTGTTAGGCCGCGAGAACTATAATTATCCCAAAGATCGATTCCTAAACCAGTATTAGAGAATATTGCATTGGATAAAACCGCATTTTTGAGGGTGTTCTTATCTGTTTGTTGTACTCCAATACCTTGATTGAAAGCAATTGTATTACCTGCACCGTTTGCTGTTCCTCCGATCGTATTATTAGAGCCGCCAAAAATAGACACGCCTGCAAAATTGTTACCTAAACCTTGGCTACCAGTAACATCAGTACCAATGTAGTTACCTTGTACTAAATTACCTGTTCCAGAGACGCCACCAATATTAACTCCTGTGTAATTACTTGAAATTAAGTTACGTCCAGCTGGTGATGTTCCCCCAATGATGTTCTTAGGTGCATTACCGATCGATACGCCAGAAGAGGAGTTACCCAAAGCTTTAGTACCTGTGATATCAGTACCAATGTAGTTGCCTAATACCTGGTTATTAGTAGTACCAATATTTTGCAAACTAACACCCATTCCTTTGTTACCTGAAATTATATTCCGTGCCTCAGTAGTTGTTCCCCCGATAAGGTTATTACTTCCACTGCTAATTATTACACCAGTATAGAAGTTGCCCAAAGCAATAGTACCAGTTACATCAGTACCGATGTAATTCCCTAGTATCTGATTTCCCGATCCAATAATACTAACGCCAGCACCATTGGCAGATCCGTTGCTAGATATGATATTACCCGCACCAACAGTTATTCCTCCAATTATGTTTTTGGATGCGTTGTCTGTGATTTGTACTCCTGTAATAGAATTGCCCAAGGATTTTGTGCCAGTAAAATCAGTACCAATGTAATTACCTAATACTTGGTTTCCCGTTGATTTCAAGCTTTGAATAATTACACCGGAGTTATCATTACCCGAAATCAAATTACGTGCTTCACCTACCGTTCCTCCAATTATATTATTGGGGGCATCACTCATAATCAAAATTCCAGAAAAAGAGTTACCCAGATCTTGAGTACCTGTGATATCAGTGCCAATATAGTTACCCTGAACTTGGTTTCCTGTGGCGTTGCTACCATAAATCTTGATCCCGTCAACGTTCCCCGATATAATATTGCGTGCCTCAACTGATGTTCCTCCAATCTTGTTGTTGGCGCTACGAATATCTATACCAGCATAATTGCCCAAGTCTTGAGTACCCGTTACATCAGTACCGATGTAGTTACCTTCAATTAGATTATTACCTTTTGTTTGCAGCGCAATTCCGTAAAGTTGGAAACGATTGATTACCATTCCCCGGACAGTACTGTTACCTGCAGTAATTGTTAAACCATTGGTACTCGAGCCTGCATTACTACCATCCAATTCAATTATCGGTTTGCCAACAAATCCACCCTGAGTAGTTCCATCAATAACCACCGCATCGGTAATTGTTGGTAGTGCTGATGTCGGTCGAATTGTGAAAGCACCCGTACTGGCATTATAACCAGGATCGGTAGCAGAAATATTGAATCGAATTGTATCTTTACCTGGGTTATTATTAGCCCAATCGATCGCACTCCGCAAACTGCCAGAACCGCTATCGTTAGTATTGGTGACAACTGTTGGGCTTGGGTCTGGGTCGTTATCTGCGATCGCTACTGTTCCAGTATTTTCGCTCCCCACGGTGTAAGTATTGCCAGCCGCCAAAGCGAGAATTACAGTCTCATTCCCTTCATAAACTGCATCATCTTTTCCGGCTGTGTTAATAGTAATTGTGGCAGAGGTTTCCCCAGCCGGAATAACCACACTACCGCTAATGCTGTCGTAATCTGTGCCGTTAGTTGCCGTGCCACCAATAGTATAATTCACCGTTAAAGAATTCTTCGTACTACCAGTGCGTGTAACCACAAATTGACCCGGATCGCTATTTTCTGTAGCATTAGTATCGACAGCGCTAATCGTTACCTTCGGCTTAGTACCGTAAACATTCAGTTTCCAAGCATCCAAAATTCCTTGAATTTGATTGCCATTTTCATCAAAAACTTTTAACGTCCATTCACCCTTAGATGATTCGCCCCAATGACGAACGGAATTGAATACCCAGTAATTTTGATCGATATTTGGTTTAAAGATTTGTCCGACATTGGAATCATTAGGAAATTGGGGTCTAGCTAAAACAGATTCTGTGCCATCAGGAGAAGTAAGCACTACTCTTAAATCTTTCCAATTTTTATGGTCTGAATACAGTTCTACCTCGACTTTTTCGGCAGTGATATCTTCATTGAGGCTAATTTGAGAATTTACTCCTGTATCTTGATCGCCATCGGGAATATTTTCGATAACATTCTGTAGATTGGAGCTAACTTTCACTTCTCGATCTACAGGTGTCCAAGTGGCAGCAGTATTGACAGCTTTAAAAGCATCAATTGCTCCAAAACCGTATTTATCATTAACCCAAAGTTTTGCTCCATTTTGTACCCAGCCTTTCTCGTCTTCCGGGTTATTTTTATTAGCAGTTTTAGCAAGAATATGCTGTACGTCACGCCAGCTTAAATTTGGATTAGCTTCTAACATCAAAGCAATTACACCAGATACTAAAGGTGCAGCAGCAGAAGTGCCGCCAAAACTTGTAGTATAATCTCCCGGATCGTAACCATCTGCACCGACTAAATCGGTTGTGGTAATACTTCGTCCTTCTCCAAGGCTACTGGAGTAAGCTGAAACTAATAGTGGTGTTCCTGGTTCGCTGTAGGTAGTTTGCTCACCATCCTTATTGATTGCCCCAACTGCGATGGCATAGCGAGAATTAGCAAAACCATTGTAATTTACATTACCTCCATGTTGTTGATCATTACCACCCGCAAACACGTAAATATTGCCAAGTTGATTTCGACCTGTTTTGACAGCTTGCTCCATTGCCATTAAATTTAATGGCGAAGTCGTAAAGGCGTTTTCTACCTTCCAACTATTGTTGTAAATGTCGATATCTTGGTTTTTGAAAGATAAAGCATCAGCTATTTGTTTATCAGTTACTTGATCTGCAATTAATCGCAGTCCAGCTAAATTTGCTTCCGGTGCTACCCCACTTCCACCAAAGTTGTTATCGCCGCTAGCTAATGCTATTCCTGCTACAGCAGTTCCATGCGGATTATAGGTGTTAAACTCTAGCCACCAGCGATTAAGTTGACCCTTATTTCCCGACGAATCGTCCGCCATTCTTAATTTCCAGAAACCTGATGCCCATTGTTGATTAAAATAATCTAAGCCAGGGCCAGGTATCTTACTTTGCGGGATAAACCGACCCGTAAATGGTGCAACTCCATGATTAATGCGGATAGTTGCTTGGTCATCTAATATGGTATTAATGAAATTGTCACCATCGCCTCCCACATCATCAAATAGTCCAATCTGGTCTTCTGAACCATTTCCCCCCCAGATTCTTCGGGGTGAAGTAAAGCCTAGACCTTCATTTGGATTGTAAATAGGCTCTGTTGGACTCAATAGCGAAGCTTCTAAATCGCTGACGTAGGGATGAGTAATATTTAAACCTACATTAATGTCTTTTACTACTCCAGTTAAAGCAACATCAAGAGGGAAATCTTGCCCCAATATATTATCTTGAATGCGACCTCGCGGTGATAGGCTTAAATCCTTGATAAGAGTAGCCTTATAGCTGGGTAATGGACTATTATCATTTTCGTTGAAATCCCAACTCAAATTTGGCAAGAAACGCTCTTTTAAATCTGGGTGCCTCTCGTAATCAAAGCCATCATCGACAATTCCAATTACAACTCCCTTTCCTCGCACTTTTTGAGATGGATTTCCAGGAAGAGAAATACCCCAAGTCTTCGTAATATTAGCATCTGCACTAGGAAGAAAATCGCTTCGCAAATGCCATTGACTGCCAACTTTTACCACATCTTTTACCAAAGGTTCTTTTTCTGGCTCAGATAACAATGTTACTTGTTTGGGAACTAAGGGATAAGCAAATTCTACGCCTGGAATTGTATCTAATCGCGGCTGTACGATATCAGGAGTATCGTTTTCGGAGAATTTCCAAATATAAGTGTTAGGAATATATCCAGTACTTCCTAAATCTTCAGCGCCAGCAAGTGCAGCTAAATCTAATGAATATCTATCTGGTGTTACCCAAACTACCCATTCTCGCGTTTTGGCTAATTGTTCTGGATCGTATTTTTTTAAATCAGCCGATCGCGCGATCGCAATCTTCACGGAATCTGATAATCCACTATCACCTGGATCTGTAATTACAGAAAAGTTTTGGATATTTCGATCGCTTTCATTTCCTGCTTTATCGCGAGCGATCGCCCACAATTGATAGCGCCCTGGTGTTAGCTTACTCAAATTGTAGTTTAAATCAAACCTTGCCCATCCTTTACTATCAGCAGTAAACCGATCTACCGTGATGGTATCAACTTTTTGGCCATCAATCGTCCCTAGCCAAAAGAATACTTTATCTATATCGTTAGCACCGTCGCGATCGAAAACTTTTGCACCGCTAAAGCTTAATGTTTCACCATTCGTGTATAATGGCATAGTTCTGAACTGTAAAAATTCAGGTTTGTTAATTGGTGGTGGCGCTGGCAGTGGTGGAGGCGGTGGCGGTGGCGCTGGCGGTGGTAAAATATTTTCTACAGTAAAGTTTTGAACTACTTTGTTACTCTCAGCATTTGCTTTATCGTAAGCGAGCGCTTCCAAATTATAATTTCCTGGTGCTAACCCACTCCAAAAGTAATTAAAACTAGCCCATCCATTCCCTTGACTATCAGGTGTAAATACATCGTAATCAAACTCATTCCAATTATTATCATCTTTCTGCAATTTAAAATGTACATTTTTCAGATCGGTGGCTCCATCCTCATCAAAAACTTTACCACGATTTATAGCGATCGAACTGCCTGCTTGGTAAGTTGGCAATAAACTAAACTGCAACAATTGAGGTGCTTTGTTAGGAATTGGTTTGACTGCTTTGGTAACAACAGAAAAGTTTTGAATTATTTCGTTACTTCCTCGATCGAAACTGTCATAAGCAATTGCTTTCATCTGATAATTTCCCACCTCTAACCCACTCAAATTGGTATAACTAAATGTTGACCAACGGTTATCTGTAATATCAGGTGTAAAAGTAGTTACATCGCTAATATCTTGCCAGTTACCGTCATCCTTTTGTAGGCGAAAATCTACTGTTTTAAGGTCACTACTTCCATTTTCGTCGTAAACTTTCCCTGTTAACGTTGGCGTATCGCCAAAATAAATACTTGCTGGTATAGTAAATTCGAGATTCGTTGGTGACACATTGGCAGGCGCAACCTGGAAAGTTTTAATTACTTCATTACTCTCCTGCTTTTGTTTATCGATCGCCACCGCTTTTATTTGGTAATTACCCGGTTGCTCCGGCATCCAAGAATAATTAAATGTAGCCCAATCTTCATCAAAAGTAAAATTGTTAGCAATACTCTCGATTCGGTTCCAATCACTATTATCTTTCTTAAACCAAAAATTTACTTTGTCTAAATCTCCATTTTCATCCCAAACCTTAGCATCTGTCAATTTAATTGCTTCACCCACCTTGTAATTTTGCTGAGTATTAAATTGCAAAAGTTTAGGAGGTGTGTTGATGTAATTACGTAAATCTTCTCCTACTTTTGTATCGCGCCAGTCCTTAGCTGGAGCAATTACTTCATCAAGCTTAATAGCAATTCCTGTTGCACCAGTAACCCGAAAAATTATATCGTTATAATCTTTATCCGAGCCGCTATCAACTCGCTTATCCTCCATCACAAATGTTTTGCCATCACCAATTACATCGGCAATTTGGCCAACATAAAAATCATCTAATGGGTTAGCAGTAGCTATGGAAAATAATGGACGTTTTGCGCCACCAATATTCGGGTTACTAAATACTTCTTGTACGCTACCATTAGGCACAAGCATGAAGCCAAATTTATCCCCTGGTTTCATCGCAAAAGTTTTTATACCTTTATATTCGCCACGATTGTGGTTATCTCCCCAAGGAAAAGTAGGGCTAAATCT
This window harbors:
- a CDS encoding S8 family serine peptidase, which encodes MSTFDIGSLNNSYTNQDTVGVTQPDDTYSFTLTDTRYLKLSLTGISNPVDWQLKDNFGKTLHAGLFNITNPETINIDNLPDGKYFLQLSQTGENTNYTMKVDPISKLEVESGFFTVGQTGQVGVDYLTDGGSYQGELGIFSLTGIETFIPGSEAFTKEVARRILSNSIEGHIVITDTTEGARFSPTFPWGDNHNRGEYKGIKTFAMKPGDKFGFMLVPNGSVQEVFSNPNIGGAKRPLFSIATANPLDDFYVGQIADVIGDGKTFVMEDKRVDSGSDKDYNDIIFRVTGATGIAIKLDEVIAPAKDWRDTKVGEDLRNYINTPPKLLQFNTQQNYKVGEAIKLTDAKVWDENGDLDKVNFWFKKDNSDWNRIESIANNFTFDEDWATFNYSWMPEQPGNYQIKAVAIDKQKQESNEVIKTFQVAPANVSPTNLEFTIPASIYFGDTPTLTGKVYDENGSSDLKTVDFRLQKDDGNWQDISDVTTFTPDITDNRWSTFSYTNLSGLEVGNYQMKAIAYDSFDRGSNEIIQNFSVVTKAVKPIPNKAPQLLQFSLLPTYQAGSSIAINRGKVFDEDGATDLKNVHFKLQKDDNNWNEFDYDVFTPDSQGNGWASFNYFWSGLAPGNYNLEALAYDKANAESNKVVQNFTVENILPPPAPPPPPPPLPAPPPINKPEFLQFRTMPLYTNGETLSFSGAKVFDRDGANDIDKVFFWLGTIDGQKVDTITVDRFTADSKGWARFDLNYNLSKLTPGRYQLWAIARDKAGNESDRNIQNFSVITDPGDSGLSDSVKIAIARSADLKKYDPEQLAKTREWVVWVTPDRYSLDLAALAGAEDLGSTGYIPNTYIWKFSENDTPDIVQPRLDTIPGVEFAYPLVPKQVTLLSEPEKEPLVKDVVKVGSQWHLRSDFLPSADANITKTWGISLPGNPSQKVRGKGVVIGIVDDGFDYERHPDLKERFLPNLSWDFNENDNSPLPSYKATLIKDLSLSPRGRIQDNILGQDFPLDVALTGVVKDINVGLNITHPYVSDLEASLLSPTEPIYNPNEGLGFTSPRRIWGGNGSEDQIGLFDDVGGDGDNFINTILDDQATIRINHGVAPFTGRFIPQSKIPGPGLDYFNQQWASGFWKLRMADDSSGNKGQLNRWWLEFNTYNPHGTAVAGIALASGDNNFGGSGVAPEANLAGLRLIADQVTDKQIADALSFKNQDIDIYNNSWKVENAFTTSPLNLMAMEQAVKTGRNQLGNIYVFAGGNDQQHGGNVNYNGFANSRYAIAVGAINKDGEQTTYSEPGTPLLVSAYSSSLGEGRSITTTDLVGADGYDPGDYTTSFGGTSAAAPLVSGVIALMLEANPNLSWRDVQHILAKTANKNNPEDEKGWVQNGAKLWVNDKYGFGAIDAFKAVNTAATWTPVDREVKVSSNLQNVIENIPDGDQDTGVNSQISLNEDITAEKVEVELYSDHKNWKDLRVVLTSPDGTESVLARPQFPNDSNVGQIFKPNIDQNYWVFNSVRHWGESSKGEWTLKVFDENGNQIQGILDAWKLNVYGTKPKVTISAVDTNATENSDPGQFVVTRTGSTKNSLTVNYTIGGTATNGTDYDSISGSVVIPAGETSATITINTAGKDDAVYEGNETVILALAAGNTYTVGSENTGTVAIADNDPDPSPTVVTNTNDSGSGSLRSAIDWANNNPGKDTIRFNISATDPGYNASTGAFTIRPTSALPTITDAVVIDGTTQGGFVGKPIIELDGSNAGSSTNGLTITAGNSTVRGMVINRFQLYGIALQTKGNNLIEGNYIGTDVTGTQDLGNYAGIDIRSANNKIGGTSVEARNIISGNVDGIKIYGSNATGNQVQGNYIGTDITGTQDLGNSFSGILIMSDAPNNIIGGTVGEARNLISGNDNSGVIIQSLKSTGNQVLGNYIGTDFTGTKSLGNSITGVQITDNASKNIIGGITVGAGNIISSNGSANGAGVSIIGSGNQILGNYIGTDVTGTIALGNFYTGVIISSGSNNLIGGTTTEARNIISGNKGMGVSLQNIGTTNNQVLGNYIGTDITGTKALGNSSSGVSIGNAPKNIIGGTSPAGRNLISSNYTGVNIGGVSGTGNLVQGNYIGTDVTGSQGLGNNFAGVSIFGGSNNTIGGTANGAGNTIAFNQGIGVQQTDKNTLKNAVLSNAIFSNTGLGIDLWDNYSSRGLTPNDIGDTDTGANNLQNFPVLASAISNGNSTTIQGTLNSTPNKTFRIELFSNTALDASGYGEGEKFVGFKNVTTDSSGNANFIVNLPTALPAGQFITATATDSNQNTSEFSQGIAIINKPAELLWTKQWGTSSDDRTSGAAVDNAGNIYISGLTINQDVNNNRSYTPWVIKYDSSGSQQVKQLDTFSSEESSSGTVVDSAGNTYILGYTYKGQNSGDAIITKYDSSGILQWVKQVGSSGADSAKDLAVDSAGNVYIVGDTTGSLGGNNAGYVDVWVAKYDNNGNQQWIKQFGTSISDIAVATKVDNNGNIYIVGHTYDPQGNGNSEAWVAKYGSNGNQQWVKQFGSSAPENVDDVAVDSAGNVYIVGETTGSLGGNNAGGTDTWIAKYDYSGNQQWLKQLGTGNTDLPRSVTVDNAGNVYMVGYTYGILEQRDGTGGLDGWVAKYDSRGNQLWVRQLGTFGSDVATNVVADSTDNLYVVGYTNGSLGGSNTGSMDAWVTKFS
- a CDS encoding filamentous hemagglutinin N-terminal domain-containing protein, translating into MLRLCALFKSKWKTKSRIFYSFFYTLCFSPTAAAQIVPDSTLPVNSIVTPQGNTLLIEGGTQTGNNLFHSFQQFSVPENATAYFNNAQAIQNIFSRVTGTSISNIDGIIQANGSANLFLINPNGIILGRNASLNIGGSFIASTANSFIFQDGSQFSAINPQSPPILTVTVPIGLQLGATPGEIVVKGEGHNLRIDEETQLVTRDISSSGLKVTSGNSLALIGGNIIIDGGILTATDGKIEILSALNGLVSVINSNGQIAIRQEEISQQYGDIQLLQRFPL